From the Acidovorax carolinensis genome, one window contains:
- the trbG gene encoding P-type conjugative transfer protein TrbG, translating to MNDLFRKSALPVILLASTALSTGCATQGKPPPTISLDEPVQAQPLPEPPAPVEVVAVPEVLPMPAQLKPLPEAEDAKPTPEPADEKVRVSRANAEARVAPTREGYVNAIQVWPFTDGALYQVYAAVGRVTVISLQPGEELVTVAAGDTVRWIVGDTSSGSGVELRVNVLVKPIRSGLKTNLVITTSRRTYLLELASTEKTWMASVSWEYPRDRMLALQRQAQAASAAAPVDTGLSLENLRFRYAISGSNPPWKPLRAFDDGQKVYIQFPAGIAQGELPPLFVIGPEGDGQLVNYRFRSPYYIVDRLFGAAELRLGGDKGDVVRIERTDGVARRN from the coding sequence ATGAATGATCTTTTCCGTAAATCCGCTTTGCCGGTGATCCTGCTTGCATCTACTGCTCTTTCCACGGGCTGCGCCACGCAGGGCAAGCCACCGCCGACCATCTCGCTCGATGAGCCGGTGCAGGCCCAGCCGCTACCCGAGCCACCCGCTCCGGTGGAGGTGGTGGCGGTGCCCGAGGTGCTGCCGATGCCGGCGCAGTTGAAGCCATTGCCCGAAGCCGAGGACGCCAAGCCCACGCCGGAGCCAGCCGACGAGAAGGTGCGCGTCTCACGGGCCAATGCCGAGGCGCGCGTCGCACCCACGCGCGAGGGATACGTCAACGCGATTCAGGTGTGGCCGTTCACCGATGGCGCGCTCTACCAAGTCTATGCAGCCGTGGGCCGCGTGACCGTGATTTCGCTCCAGCCGGGCGAGGAGCTGGTGACGGTGGCCGCTGGTGATACCGTGCGCTGGATCGTGGGCGATACGTCCAGCGGCAGCGGTGTCGAGCTGCGCGTGAATGTCTTGGTCAAGCCGATCCGCTCGGGCCTGAAGACCAATCTCGTCATCACGACCAGCCGCCGCACCTATCTGCTGGAGCTGGCTTCGACGGAAAAGACGTGGATGGCATCCGTGTCGTGGGAGTACCCACGCGACCGGATGCTGGCCTTGCAGCGCCAGGCGCAGGCGGCCAGCGCTGCCGCGCCGGTCGATACCGGGCTGTCGTTGGAGAACCTGCGCTTCCGCTACGCGATCAGCGGTAGCAACCCGCCGTGGAAGCCGCTGCGCGCGTTCGACGACGGGCAGAAAGTCTATATCCAGTTCCCCGCCGGCATCGCGCAAGGCGAGCTGCCGCCGCTGTTCGTGATCGGGCCGGAAGGCGACGGGCAACTGGTCAACTATCGCTTCCGCTCACCGTACTACATCGTGGATCGGCTGTTTGGCGCCGCCGAACTCCGCCTGGGCGGAGACAAGGGCGACGTGGTGCGAATTGAGCGCACGGACGGCGTTGCGCGGAGGAACTGA
- a CDS encoding DUF2274 domain-containing protein: MSTTKKLRLGPLPKTESVKLTFACPASLKADLDRYAALHAQTYGEAVDAMTLIPHMLEAFMAGDRGFRKDTATRSAPSKPT; encoded by the coding sequence ATGAGCACGACCAAGAAGCTGCGGCTCGGGCCGCTGCCCAAGACCGAAAGCGTCAAACTGACCTTTGCCTGCCCGGCCAGCTTGAAAGCCGACCTCGACCGCTACGCCGCGCTGCACGCGCAGACCTACGGCGAGGCGGTTGATGCCATGACGCTGATCCCTCACATGCTGGAGGCGTTCATGGCGGGGGATCGGGGATTCAGGAAGGACACGGCGACCCGGAGCGCGCCATCGAAGCCGACATGA
- the trbF gene encoding conjugal transfer protein TrbF — MRFKKPQVRYADTPQPATPYQAAGQVWDERIGSPRVQAKNWRLMAFGCLTLALLMAGGLVWRSAQSIVTPYVVEVDNAGQVRAVGEAATPYRPNDAQTAHHIARVVTLVRSLSIDPIVVRQNWLDAYDYTTDKGAAVLNDYARVNDPFARIGKESVTVQIISVVRASDTSFNVRWTERRYVNGAAAGLERWTAVVSIVLQPPRTEERLRQNPLGIYVNGLSWSRELDSSEGAKP; from the coding sequence ATGCGATTCAAGAAACCGCAGGTGCGCTACGCCGACACGCCGCAGCCTGCCACGCCGTACCAAGCTGCCGGCCAGGTGTGGGACGAGCGCATCGGCTCGCCGCGCGTGCAGGCGAAGAACTGGCGCCTGATGGCCTTCGGCTGCCTGACGCTCGCGCTGCTGATGGCCGGCGGCCTGGTGTGGCGCTCGGCACAGTCCATCGTGACGCCCTACGTCGTAGAGGTGGACAACGCGGGCCAGGTACGCGCCGTGGGCGAAGCCGCCACGCCATACCGGCCCAACGATGCGCAGACCGCGCACCACATCGCGCGCGTCGTGACGCTGGTGCGCTCGCTGTCCATCGACCCCATCGTCGTCCGCCAGAACTGGCTGGACGCCTACGACTACACGACCGACAAGGGCGCGGCCGTGCTCAACGACTACGCACGGGTCAACGACCCGTTCGCGCGCATCGGCAAGGAGTCGGTGACGGTGCAGATCATCAGCGTCGTGCGCGCCAGCGACACGTCTTTCAACGTGCGCTGGACGGAACGCCGCTACGTCAACGGCGCCGCGGCGGGCTTGGAGCGGTGGACGGCCGTGGTGTCCATCGTGCTCCAGCCGCCGCGCACCGAAGAACGCCTGCGCCAGAACCCCCTGGGCATCTACGTCAACGGCCTGTCGTGGAGCCGCGAACTGGATTCTTCCGAAGGAGCCAAGCCATGA
- a CDS encoding TrbI/VirB10 family protein produces MSQDDAPDLATPQAGKMAPEAVALRAQPRPVTRLNRRTLAILVGGLSVAVLGATIWSLQPQRRGTNEQTELYNVDRVSKSEGLDGLPADYSKLPPKVPELGPPLPGDLGPAIVNSQQPVTPAYAPPGHNPEDALRKEADAAAASSVFFRSGGQGAATVAQAAPGALGAANTLAAFDPLAAGPASTAAQPADPTAAQNRQDQKEAFLKAGSTETRNSGNLALPASPYQVMAGTVIAGALVTGIKSDLPGDVIGTVTEPVYDTATGKFLLIPQGSRILGRYNSQVSYGQSRVQVVWNRIILPDTSSLTLDNLVGTDPAGYAGLEDDVDWHWNRIFAGAVLTTLLGVGAELAAPENRQDGNRIVIAGRDSAQDSINQVGQEITRRNMNIQPTLTERPGLPVRIIVNRDLVLRPYQPLFFNRGASQ; encoded by the coding sequence ATGAGCCAAGACGACGCTCCCGACCTTGCCACGCCACAGGCGGGCAAGATGGCGCCCGAGGCGGTGGCGCTGCGTGCCCAGCCGCGCCCGGTCACGCGCTTGAACCGGCGCACGCTGGCCATCCTCGTCGGCGGCCTGTCGGTCGCCGTGCTCGGGGCCACGATCTGGTCGCTGCAACCGCAGCGGCGTGGTACCAACGAGCAGACCGAGCTTTACAACGTCGATCGCGTCTCAAAGTCCGAAGGACTGGATGGCCTGCCGGCCGACTACTCGAAGCTGCCGCCGAAAGTGCCCGAGCTGGGGCCGCCGCTGCCGGGTGATCTCGGCCCAGCCATTGTGAACTCGCAGCAGCCGGTGACGCCGGCGTATGCGCCGCCGGGCCACAACCCCGAAGATGCTTTGCGCAAGGAGGCCGATGCGGCGGCGGCTTCGTCGGTGTTCTTCCGCTCGGGTGGCCAAGGTGCCGCCACGGTAGCGCAGGCAGCGCCGGGTGCGCTTGGCGCGGCAAACACGCTCGCGGCCTTCGACCCGCTTGCTGCTGGGCCGGCCTCGACGGCGGCCCAGCCTGCCGACCCGACCGCCGCGCAGAACCGGCAAGACCAGAAAGAGGCGTTCCTGAAAGCCGGTTCTACGGAAACCCGCAATTCCGGCAATCTGGCGCTGCCCGCGTCCCCTTATCAAGTGATGGCCGGAACGGTGATCGCCGGCGCGCTGGTGACAGGCATCAAGTCGGACTTGCCGGGCGACGTGATCGGCACCGTGACGGAGCCGGTCTATGACACGGCCACGGGCAAGTTCCTGCTGATTCCGCAGGGTTCGCGCATCCTCGGCCGTTACAACAGCCAGGTGAGCTACGGGCAGAGCCGCGTGCAAGTGGTGTGGAACCGGATCATCTTGCCCGACACGTCCTCGCTGACGCTCGACAACCTAGTGGGCACCGACCCGGCCGGCTACGCGGGCTTGGAGGACGACGTGGACTGGCACTGGAACCGCATCTTTGCCGGTGCGGTGCTGACGACGCTGCTGGGCGTCGGCGCAGAACTGGCTGCGCCGGAGAACCGCCAGGACGGCAACCGCATCGTGATCGCCGGGCGTGACAGCGCCCAGGACAGCATCAATCAGGTCGGCCAGGAGATCACCCGACGCAACATGAACATCCAGCCGACGCTGACCGAGCGGCCTGGCCTGCCCGTGCGAATCATCGTCAACCGGGATCTGGTGCTGCGGCCGTACCAGCCGCTGTTCTTCAATCGGGGAGCTTCGCAATGA
- the trbL gene encoding P-type conjugative transfer protein TrbL, protein MNDVTIIDQFLNTFAAYIDSGFGLLRGEVAFLTATLIVIDMTIAGLYWAMSHATGQGEDVIAKLLRKVLYVGAFAYIINNFNWLASIVFRSFAGLGITATGSAITMENFLQPGRLAKTGIDAGAPILEQIGEMAGFPEVFVNLDPIVVMFLAWLVVVLCFFVLAIQLFITLIEFKLTTLAGFVLVPFALWNKTAFLAEKVLGNVVASGVKVLVLAVIVGIGSGLFAQFQVHPAEPSIDHALVIMLASLTLLALGIFGPGIATGLVSGAPQLGAGAMAGAAVGAAGTAVAIGAAATGVGGAVAAGARMAPAAAKLAGSGARAATSAASSAKSAFQAGSAAAGGGAKGAMAGLGNVAKTGAQSTGRAAASRASAAGQRMAAPFRAGWNGAAADGGAGAASGQGAAGEAASGAATAQTQEQPAWAKRLHRRQQLTHAATTTAHALRGGDGGGSGQGPSLRDSDS, encoded by the coding sequence ATGAATGACGTGACCATCATCGACCAGTTCCTCAACACCTTTGCCGCGTATATCGACTCGGGTTTCGGGCTGCTGCGGGGCGAAGTGGCGTTCCTCACGGCCACGCTGATCGTCATCGACATGACGATCGCCGGCCTGTATTGGGCCATGAGCCATGCCACCGGTCAGGGCGAGGACGTGATCGCCAAGCTGCTGCGCAAGGTGCTGTACGTCGGCGCCTTCGCCTACATCATCAATAACTTCAACTGGCTGGCCAGCATCGTATTCCGCTCGTTTGCGGGATTGGGCATCACCGCCACCGGCTCGGCCATCACGATGGAAAACTTCCTGCAGCCGGGCCGGTTGGCGAAAACCGGCATCGACGCCGGGGCGCCGATTCTGGAGCAGATCGGCGAGATGGCGGGCTTTCCCGAAGTGTTCGTGAACCTCGACCCCATCGTGGTGATGTTCCTCGCGTGGCTGGTCGTGGTCTTGTGCTTCTTCGTGCTGGCGATCCAACTGTTCATCACGCTGATCGAGTTCAAGCTGACCACGCTCGCCGGATTCGTGCTGGTGCCATTCGCGCTCTGGAACAAGACCGCGTTCCTCGCCGAAAAGGTCTTGGGCAACGTGGTGGCCTCCGGCGTCAAGGTTCTGGTGCTGGCCGTGATCGTCGGTATCGGCTCGGGCTTGTTCGCTCAGTTCCAAGTCCATCCCGCCGAGCCGTCTATCGACCACGCGCTGGTCATCATGCTGGCCTCGCTCACCTTGCTGGCGCTCGGGATCTTCGGCCCCGGCATCGCCACGGGCCTCGTGTCCGGTGCGCCGCAGCTCGGCGCTGGCGCAATGGCCGGTGCTGCTGTCGGCGCTGCCGGCACGGCCGTCGCCATCGGCGCCGCCGCGACGGGCGTGGGTGGCGCCGTGGCTGCTGGCGCGCGCATGGCCCCGGCTGCCGCCAAGCTGGCCGGTAGCGGTGCGCGCGCCGCCACGTCGGCGGCCAGCAGTGCGAAGTCGGCGTTCCAGGCCGGTTCCGCCGCCGCTGGCGGCGGCGCAAAGGGCGCGATGGCGGGCCTAGGCAACGTCGCCAAGACCGGCGCGCAGTCCACCGGACGCGCGGCTGCATCCCGCGCCTCCGCTGCCGGGCAACGCATGGCCGCTCCCTTCCGCGCTGGCTGGAATGGCGCTGCCGCCGATGGCGGCGCGGGCGCGGCATCCGGTCAGGGCGCCGCAGGCGAGGCCGCATCCGGCGCCGCTACCGCGCAGACGCAGGAACAGCCCGCTTGGGCCAAGCGCCTGCATCGTCGCCAGCAACTCACCCATGCCGCGACCACCACCGCCCACGCGCTGCGCGGTGGCGATGGCGGCGGCTCCGGCCAGGGGCCGAGCCTGCGCGATTCCGATTCATAA
- the trbJ gene encoding P-type conjugative transfer protein TrbJ, with protein sequence MKKRFVAAAIAAMLCTATAHAQWVVVDPTNLVQNTLTAIRTLEQINNQIQQLQNEAQMLMNQARNLASLPSSVVNQLRANLATTERLIAQARGLAYDVTNLDREFARLYPEQYAATVSGDQMYRDAQERWRNTLNGLQTTMQMQAQVSQNLGEDESVLADLVGKSQSAEGALQAMQAMNQLLALQAKQSIQSQRLQITQDRAASLELARQAAATERAREVRRRFLGEGTPYTPQSVNFYGN encoded by the coding sequence ATGAAAAAGCGTTTTGTCGCCGCCGCCATCGCGGCCATGCTTTGCACCGCCACCGCCCATGCGCAATGGGTCGTGGTCGATCCCACGAACCTCGTGCAGAACACGCTGACCGCGATCCGCACGCTGGAGCAGATTAACAACCAGATCCAGCAGCTTCAGAACGAAGCGCAGATGCTGATGAACCAGGCGCGCAACCTCGCCAGCCTGCCGTCCAGCGTGGTGAACCAGTTGCGCGCCAACCTGGCGACGACCGAGCGGCTGATCGCCCAGGCCCGAGGCTTGGCCTATGACGTGACGAATCTGGATCGGGAGTTCGCGCGCCTGTATCCCGAGCAGTACGCCGCCACCGTCAGCGGCGACCAGATGTACCGCGACGCGCAGGAGCGTTGGCGGAACACGCTCAACGGCTTGCAGACCACGATGCAGATGCAGGCGCAGGTGTCGCAGAACCTGGGCGAAGACGAAAGCGTGCTGGCCGATCTTGTGGGCAAGAGCCAGTCGGCCGAAGGTGCGTTGCAGGCGATGCAGGCCATGAATCAGTTGCTGGCCTTGCAGGCCAAGCAGTCGATCCAATCGCAGCGGCTCCAGATCACGCAAGACCGGGCGGCGTCGCTGGAGCTGGCGCGGCAGGCGGCAGCCACGGAGCGCGCCCGCGAAGTGCGGCGGCGTTTCCTGGGCGAAGGCACGCCGTACACGCCCCAGTCAGTGAACTTCTACGGCAACTGA